CAAGGAGAGGTCTCGTACAGTGGATGCATGAAGACGGCACCCACCTCCGCTGCACCCGCCCCCGCGGCACAGGAGCCCCCCGCGGACACCCCCTGGCTCTCCGACGAGGAGCAGCGCGTCTGGCGCTCCTACATCCACGCCACCACGCTCCTGGAGGACCACCTCGACCGCCAGCTCCAGCGCGAGGCGGGCATGCCGCACGTCTACTACGGCCTCCTCGTCGCCCTCGCCGAGGCTCCGGACGGCCGGCTGCGGATGACCGAGCTGGCGATGAAGGCGAAGATCACCCGCTCCCGCCTCTCCCACGCCATCGCCCGGCTGGAGAAGAACGGCTGGGTGCGCCGCGAGGACTGTCCCTCCGACAAGCGGGGCCAGTTCGCGGTGCTCACCGAGCAGGGCCACGAGGTGCTGCGGCGGACCGCGCCGGGCCACGTCACGGCTGTACGCCAGGCGGTGTTCGACCGTCTGACCCCCGAACAGCAGAAAGCCCTCGGCGAGATCATGCAGATCGT
The sequence above is drawn from the Streptomyces sp. SLBN-31 genome and encodes:
- a CDS encoding MarR family winged helix-turn-helix transcriptional regulator; protein product: MKTAPTSAAPAPAAQEPPADTPWLSDEEQRVWRSYIHATTLLEDHLDRQLQREAGMPHVYYGLLVALAEAPDGRLRMTELAMKAKITRSRLSHAIARLEKNGWVRREDCPSDKRGQFAVLTEQGHEVLRRTAPGHVTAVRQAVFDRLTPEQQKALGEIMQIVAEGLQPDEAGADLPWLR